One window of Drosophila busckii strain San Diego stock center, stock number 13000-0081.31 chromosome 3L, ASM1175060v1, whole genome shotgun sequence genomic DNA carries:
- the LOC108598830 gene encoding glucose-6-phosphate 1-dehydrogenase, with product MLPIDPTNETAYSFVVVGASGRLALSRIFPALWQLYRDNRLPQGTKIFTFCRTPLDTAKYRLQCVPYMGLDKQHDKHKYNSFWTNVHCLQGQYDQPEDYMELTAAMVLQESKHNMSYANRIFYLAIPPILLDQVTLNISRKCQSHTGWTRIIVEKPFARNEITYRPYQTQLCQTFKESQIYMIDHYLSTLVVQNFFVLRFINHIWSETWNSKHIAAVMISVKSDKPVQARANYFNQFGIIRDLMTNHMMQLLTLLTIDQPYSNLVDDLRDEKLKVLRQVVTVDLADMVLAQYCNNGKESDATKLGYTQHSYIPKDSLTPTFALVVLHLNNKNWTGVPFILRVGHALNETKTEIRVQYKSISCDRSEGNQSVCNELVLRLQPREELFMRMMLKRPGDKLCLKETQLNLMLPDRTTVPSNLQRLLLNVFAGNQMFFMRTDEQCEIWRIFSPVLTKIDVDRPKPLQYAFGSRGPMAAYRLAASNGFQFYESDDFHADKDIAVEESEQQLKPPSRATIATPGWMNVP from the coding sequence ATGCTGCCCATAGATCCTACAAATGAGACGGCCTACTCCTTTGTTGTCGTAGGCGCCTCCGGTCGCCTGGCGCTGAGCAGAATCTTTCCAGCACTCTGGCAGCTTTATCGCGACAATCGCTTGCCGCAGGGCACAAAAATCTTTACGTTCTGTCGCACGCCGCTGGACACGGCCAAGTATCGGCTGCAGTGCGTGCCCTATATGGGCTTGGACAAGCAGCACGACAAGCACAAGTACAACAGCTTCTGGACCAATGTGCATTGTCTGCAGGGTCAGTACGATCAGCCCGAGGACTACATGGAGCTGACAGCTGCCATGGTGCTGCAGGAGAGCAAGCACAACATGAGCTACGCCAATCGCATTTTCTATCTGGCCATACCGCCCATACTGCTGGACCAGGTGACACTCAACATCAGTCGCAAATGCCAATCGCATACGGGCTGGACACGCATTATTGTGGAGAAGCCGTTCGCACGCAACGAGATCACCTATAGACCATACCAGACGCAGCTCTGCCAGACATTCAAGGAGTCGCAGATCTATATGATTGATCACTATCTGAGCACGCTGGTCGTGCAGAACTTCTTTGTGCTGCGCTTCATCAATCACATTTGGTCCGAGACCTGGAACAGCAAGCACATAGCAGCGGTTATGATCAGCGTCAAGAGCGACAAGCCCGTGCAGGCGCGCGCCAATTACTTCAATCAGTTTGGCATTATACGCGATCTGATGACCAATCACATGATGCAGCTGCTCACGCTGCTGACCATAGATCAGCCGTACAGCAATCTTGTGGACGATTTGCGCGACGAGAAGCTGAAGGTGCTGAGGCAAGTGGTTACAGTGGATCTAGCCGACATGGTCTTGGCACAGTACTGCAACAATGGCAAGGAGAGCGATGCCACTAAACTGGGCTACACACAGCACTCGTACATACCCAAGGACTCGCTGACGCCCACCTTTGCGCTGGTGGTGCTGCACCTCAACAACAAGAACTGGACGGGCGTGCCGTTCATACTGCGTGTGGGCCATGCACTCAATGAAACCAAAACAGAGATACGCGTGCAGTACAAATCCATTTCCTGTGATCGCAGCGAGGGCAACCAGAGCGTGTGTAATGAGCTggtgctgcggctgcagccaCGCGAGGAGCTGTTCATGCGCATGATGCTCAAGCGTCCAGGCGATAAGCTCTGCCTTAAGGAAACGCAATTGAATCTTATGCTGCCGGATCGCACAACAGTGCCCTCGAACTTGCAACGCTTGCTGTTGAATGTGTTTGCGGGCAATCAAATGTTTTTCATGCGCACCGATGAGCAGTGCGAGATCTGGCGCATTTTCTCGCCAGTGCTTACGAAAATTGACGTCGACCGTCCCAAGCCACTGCAGTATGCCTTTGGCTCGCGTGGACCCATGGCAGCTTATCGGCTAGCTGCCAGCAATGGCTTTCAGTTCTATGAGTCCGATGACTTTCATGCCGATAAGGACATTGCTGTTGAAGAGAGCGAGCAGCAATTGAAGCCGCCCAGTCGTGCCACAATAGCCACACCTGGCTGGATGAATGTGCCTTAG